From Rutidosis leptorrhynchoides isolate AG116_Rl617_1_P2 chromosome 3, CSIRO_AGI_Rlap_v1, whole genome shotgun sequence, a single genomic window includes:
- the LOC139896786 gene encoding glutamate dehydrogenase B isoform X2 gives MNALAATNRNFKLAARLLGLDSKLEKSLLIPFREIKVECTIPKDDGSLVSYVGFRVQHDNARGPMKGGIRYHPEMTWKTAVANVPYGGAKGGIGCNPGELTISELERLTRVFTQKIHDLIGIHTDVPAPDMGTNPQTMAWILDEYSKFHGYSPAVVTGKPIDLGGSLGRDAATGRGVLFATEALLNDQGKTIAGQRFVIQGFGNVGSWAAQLIHEAGGKVVAVSDISGAISDKNGLDIPSLVKHVKEHKGVKGFGGSNSIDASSILTEDCDILIPAALGGVINKDNANHIKAKIIVEAANHPTDPEADEILSKKGVVILPDIFANSGGVTVSYFEWVQNIQGFMWDEEKVNTELRKYIGQGFKDVKEMCKTHNCDLRMGAFTLGVNRVARATVLRGWEA, from the exons ATGAACGCTTTAGCTGCAACAAACAGAAACTTTAAGCTGGCAGCTCGCCTGTTGGGCTTAGACTCAAAACTCGAAAAGAGTTTGCTCATTCCATTCAGAGAAATCAAG GTTGAGTGTACGATACCAAAGGATGATGGTTCCTTGGTATCTTATGTCGGCTTCAGGGTTCAACACGACAATGCTCGTGGACCCATGAAAGGAGGAATCAGATATCATCCAGA GATGACGTGGAAAACAGCAGTCGCTAATGTACCTTATGGTGGAGCAAAGGGAGGAATAGGATGTAATCCTGGAGAATTAACCATATCCGAGTTAGAgcgactaactagggttttcacaCAAAAGATACATGACCTAATTGGAATCCACACCGATGTTCCAGCACCTGATATGGGAACAAATCCCCAG ACAATGGCATGGATATTAGATGAGTACTCCAAGTTTCATGGATACTCTCCCGCTGTAGTTACTGGAAAACCTATT GATCTTGGTGGATCTTTGGGTAGAGATGCTGCTACAGGAAGAGGAGTGCTCTTTGCAACTGAAGCCCTTCTTAATGATCAGGGAAAGACTATTGCTGGACAACGCTTTGTTATACAG GGATTTGGAAATGTTGGTTCCTGGGCAGCTCAACTTATTCATGAAGCTGGTGGAAAAGTTGTCGCCGTGAGTGATATTAGTGGGGCAATAAGCGACAAAAATGGGCTTGATATCCCCAGCCTGGTCAAACATGTCAAGGAACATAAAGGAGTTAAGGGTTTTGGTGGTTCAAATTCAATCGATGCTAGTTCTATTTTAACTGAAGATTGTGACATCTTGATCCCAGCTGCCCTTGGGGGTGTAATCAACAA GGATAATGCGAACCATATTAAAGCTAAAATCATAGTTGAAGCAGCCAACCATCCTACTGATCCTGAAGCTGACGAG ATCTTATCAAAGAAAGGTGTTGTCATCCTCCCAGACATATTTGCAAATTCAGGAGGAGTAACAGTTAGTTACTTTGAATGGGTTCAG AACATTCAAGGATTTATGTGGGATGAGGAAAAAGTCAACACCGAGTTAAGGAAATACATTGGACAAGGTTTCAAGGATGTAAAGGAAATGTGTAAAACTCACAACTGTGATTTACGAATGGGTGCGTTTACATTAGGAGTCAATCGTGTTGCTAGAGCTACGGTTCTCAGAGGTTGGGAAGCATAA
- the LOC139896786 gene encoding glutamate dehydrogenase B isoform X1 — translation MNALAATNRNFKLAARLLGLDSKLEKSLLIPFREIKVECTIPKDDGSLVSYVGFRVQHDNARGPMKGGIRYHPEVDPDEVNALAQLMTWKTAVANVPYGGAKGGIGCNPGELTISELERLTRVFTQKIHDLIGIHTDVPAPDMGTNPQTMAWILDEYSKFHGYSPAVVTGKPIDLGGSLGRDAATGRGVLFATEALLNDQGKTIAGQRFVIQGFGNVGSWAAQLIHEAGGKVVAVSDISGAISDKNGLDIPSLVKHVKEHKGVKGFGGSNSIDASSILTEDCDILIPAALGGVINKDNANHIKAKIIVEAANHPTDPEADEILSKKGVVILPDIFANSGGVTVSYFEWVQNIQGFMWDEEKVNTELRKYIGQGFKDVKEMCKTHNCDLRMGAFTLGVNRVARATVLRGWEA, via the exons ATGAACGCTTTAGCTGCAACAAACAGAAACTTTAAGCTGGCAGCTCGCCTGTTGGGCTTAGACTCAAAACTCGAAAAGAGTTTGCTCATTCCATTCAGAGAAATCAAG GTTGAGTGTACGATACCAAAGGATGATGGTTCCTTGGTATCTTATGTCGGCTTCAGGGTTCAACACGACAATGCTCGTGGACCCATGAAAGGAGGAATCAGATATCATCCAGAG GTTGATCCGGATGAGGTGAACGCTTTAGCACAGCTGATGACGTGGAAAACAGCAGTCGCTAATGTACCTTATGGTGGAGCAAAGGGAGGAATAGGATGTAATCCTGGAGAATTAACCATATCCGAGTTAGAgcgactaactagggttttcacaCAAAAGATACATGACCTAATTGGAATCCACACCGATGTTCCAGCACCTGATATGGGAACAAATCCCCAG ACAATGGCATGGATATTAGATGAGTACTCCAAGTTTCATGGATACTCTCCCGCTGTAGTTACTGGAAAACCTATT GATCTTGGTGGATCTTTGGGTAGAGATGCTGCTACAGGAAGAGGAGTGCTCTTTGCAACTGAAGCCCTTCTTAATGATCAGGGAAAGACTATTGCTGGACAACGCTTTGTTATACAG GGATTTGGAAATGTTGGTTCCTGGGCAGCTCAACTTATTCATGAAGCTGGTGGAAAAGTTGTCGCCGTGAGTGATATTAGTGGGGCAATAAGCGACAAAAATGGGCTTGATATCCCCAGCCTGGTCAAACATGTCAAGGAACATAAAGGAGTTAAGGGTTTTGGTGGTTCAAATTCAATCGATGCTAGTTCTATTTTAACTGAAGATTGTGACATCTTGATCCCAGCTGCCCTTGGGGGTGTAATCAACAA GGATAATGCGAACCATATTAAAGCTAAAATCATAGTTGAAGCAGCCAACCATCCTACTGATCCTGAAGCTGACGAG ATCTTATCAAAGAAAGGTGTTGTCATCCTCCCAGACATATTTGCAAATTCAGGAGGAGTAACAGTTAGTTACTTTGAATGGGTTCAG AACATTCAAGGATTTATGTGGGATGAGGAAAAAGTCAACACCGAGTTAAGGAAATACATTGGACAAGGTTTCAAGGATGTAAAGGAAATGTGTAAAACTCACAACTGTGATTTACGAATGGGTGCGTTTACATTAGGAGTCAATCGTGTTGCTAGAGCTACGGTTCTCAGAGGTTGGGAAGCATAA